A genome region from Pseudodesulfovibrio sp. JC047 includes the following:
- the groL gene encoding chaperonin GroEL (60 kDa chaperone family; promotes refolding of misfolded polypeptides especially under stressful conditions; forms two stacked rings of heptamers to form a barrel-shaped 14mer; ends can be capped by GroES; misfolded proteins enter the barrel where they are refolded when GroES binds) — translation MAKEILFDAKAREKLKAGVDKLANAVKVTLGPKGRNVVMEKSFGSPVITKDGVSVAKEIELEDKFENMGAQMVKEVASKTSDVAGDGTTTATVLAQAIFTEGVKLVAAGRSPMSIKRGIDKAVEAIVADLEEVAKPTRDQKEIAQVGTISANNDATIGNIIAEAMNKVGKEGVITVEEAKGLDTTLDVVEGMQFDRGYLSPYFVTNTERMTCEMEEPLILINEKKISNMKELLPVLEQCAKMSKPLMIIAEDIEGEALATLVVNKLRGTLNVVAIKAPGFGERRKAMLKDIATLTGGQVVSEDLGIKIESLTVNDLGSCKRVVIDKENTVIVDGAGKAEEIKARIAQIRAEIADSSSDYDREKLQERLAKIVGGVAVINVGAATETEMKEKKARVEDALNATRAAVEEGIVPGGGVVLARSGAAAATVKAADDDEQAGINIISRAVEEPLRQIAANAGLEGSIVVEKIKEGKGGMGYNAATDKYEDLIKAGVIDPKKVTRTALQNAASVAGLLLTTECAIADKPEPAGAAPAGMPGGMGGGMPGMGGMGGMY, via the coding sequence ATGGCGAAAGAAATTCTTTTTGATGCCAAAGCTCGCGAAAAACTGAAAGCGGGTGTTGACAAGCTGGCTAACGCCGTCAAAGTGACCCTCGGACCCAAAGGCCGTAACGTTGTTATGGAAAAATCCTTCGGTTCCCCCGTCATCACCAAGGATGGCGTGTCCGTTGCCAAGGAAATCGAGCTGGAAGACAAGTTCGAAAACATGGGCGCACAGATGGTCAAGGAAGTTGCCTCCAAGACTTCCGATGTTGCCGGTGACGGTACCACCACTGCAACCGTTCTGGCACAGGCCATTTTCACCGAAGGTGTGAAACTCGTTGCCGCCGGTCGCTCCCCCATGTCCATCAAGCGCGGTATCGACAAGGCTGTTGAAGCCATCGTCGCCGACCTCGAAGAAGTCGCCAAACCGACCCGCGATCAGAAAGAAATCGCCCAGGTTGGCACCATCTCCGCCAACAACGACGCGACCATCGGCAACATCATTGCCGAGGCCATGAACAAAGTCGGCAAAGAAGGCGTTATCACCGTTGAAGAAGCCAAAGGTCTGGACACCACCCTCGACGTCGTCGAAGGTATGCAGTTCGATCGTGGCTACCTCTCCCCGTATTTCGTGACCAACACCGAGCGCATGACCTGCGAAATGGAAGAGCCGCTCATTCTCATCAACGAGAAGAAAATCTCCAACATGAAAGAGCTGCTGCCCGTCCTCGAGCAGTGCGCAAAAATGTCCAAGCCGCTCATGATTATCGCTGAAGACATCGAAGGCGAAGCCCTGGCTACCCTCGTTGTCAACAAACTGCGCGGTACTCTGAACGTCGTCGCCATCAAGGCCCCTGGCTTTGGCGAACGCCGCAAGGCAATGCTCAAGGACATCGCCACCCTCACCGGTGGACAGGTCGTCTCCGAGGATCTCGGCATCAAGATCGAAAGCCTCACCGTTAACGACCTCGGTTCCTGCAAACGCGTTGTCATCGACAAGGAAAACACCGTCATCGTTGATGGCGCTGGCAAAGCCGAAGAAATCAAGGCCCGCATCGCTCAGATTCGCGCCGAGATCGCTGATTCCTCTTCCGACTACGATCGCGAAAAGCTCCAGGAGCGTCTCGCCAAAATCGTCGGTGGTGTCGCTGTCATCAACGTTGGTGCCGCAACCGAAACCGAGATGAAAGAAAAGAAAGCCCGCGTCGAAGATGCTCTCAACGCCACCCGCGCTGCCGTCGAAGAAGGCATCGTCCCCGGTGGTGGAGTCGTCCTCGCTCGTTCAGGTGCAGCCGCTGCCACAGTCAAGGCTGCTGACGACGACGAACAGGCCGGTATCAACATCATCTCCCGCGCCGTTGAAGAACCTCTCCGCCAGATCGCCGCTAACGCCGGTCTCGAAGGTTCCATCGTCGTCGAGAAGATCAAGGAAGGCAAAGGTGGCATGGGCTACAACGCCGCTACCGACAAATATGAAGACCTCATCAAGGCCGGTGTCATCGATCCTAAAAAGGTCACCCGCACCGCCCTCCAAAACGCCGCGTCCGTTGCTGGTCTGCTGCTCACCACTGAGTGCGCTATCGCAGACAAGCCCGAACCCGCAGGCGCTGCTCCCGCCGGTATGCCCGGTGGAATGGGTGGCGGTATGCCCGGAATGGGCGGCATGGGCGGAATGTACTAA
- the groES gene encoding co-chaperone GroES translates to MELKPLNDRVLVKRLEMEEKTAGGIYIPDSAKEKPMKGEIVAAGPGKLNDSGERVAMAVKVGDSVLFAKYAGMEINIDGVEHLVMREEDILAIVD, encoded by the coding sequence ATGGAACTGAAACCGTTAAACGACCGTGTCTTGGTCAAGCGTCTGGAAATGGAAGAAAAAACCGCGGGTGGCATCTACATCCCGGATTCTGCCAAGGAAAAGCCCATGAAGGGTGAAATCGTCGCTGCCGGTCCCGGCAAATTGAATGACTCCGGTGAACGCGTTGCCATGGCCGTCAAGGTCGGCGACTCTGTTTTGTTCGCCAAATACGCCGGTATGGAAATCAACATCGATGGCGTGGAACACTTGGTCATGCGTGAGGAAGACATCCTCGCTATCGTTGACTAA